Proteins encoded in a region of the Balneolales bacterium ANBcel1 genome:
- a CDS encoding fumarylacetoacetate hydrolase family protein: MTSVIIPGLAPLPAGNIYCIGRNYAAHARELNNPLPTRPVIFGKPSASLTFDGIIRIPPFVADPHYEAELVVAIGERGKNIPAGCALPLIAGYAMGIDVTARDIQQELKEKSHPWLLAKGLDTFAPVGSFIASDQITDPQKLHFTLDINGKRRQNGDTSQMLFSVDELICTLSRYVTLQPGDLIFTGTPEGVGRLENGDRLHAELQAGNSGATARLDATVRFES; this comes from the coding sequence ATGACTTCAGTGATCATCCCGGGACTTGCCCCGTTGCCCGCCGGCAATATCTACTGCATCGGCAGAAATTATGCCGCGCATGCCCGGGAGCTGAATAACCCGCTTCCCACCCGGCCCGTCATTTTCGGCAAACCGTCTGCAAGCCTCACATTTGACGGGATTATCCGCATCCCTCCTTTTGTCGCTGATCCCCACTATGAGGCCGAACTGGTGGTGGCCATCGGAGAGCGCGGGAAAAACATCCCGGCCGGCTGCGCCCTGCCGCTGATTGCCGGCTATGCCATGGGAATTGATGTGACGGCACGTGACATCCAGCAGGAACTTAAAGAAAAATCTCACCCCTGGTTGCTGGCAAAGGGCCTGGACACGTTTGCGCCAGTCGGATCATTTATTGCGTCCGATCAGATCACGGATCCGCAAAAGCTGCACTTCACACTCGACATCAACGGTAAGCGGCGGCAAAACGGAGACACCTCCCAAATGCTGTTTTCTGTGGATGAGCTGATCTGCACCCTGTCGCGTTACGTGACCCTGCAGCCGGGCGACCTCATCTTCACCGGAACGCCTGAGGGTGTCGGCCGACTTGAGAACGGCGACAGGCTTCATGCCGAGCTACAGGCGGGAAATTCCGGCGCCACGGCTCGTCTTGATGCCACCGTCCGGTTCGAATCCTGA
- the acs gene encoding acetate--CoA ligase, producing MAKSKTGTKESASGTTSDMVYPSRAITKQANVKDYDALYEKSVSDPEKFWADEAKKLHWFKKWDKVLDDSRKPFYKWFTGGRINVISNAIDRHLKTWRRNKLALIWEGEPGDLRTMSYHALNREVSKFANILKSMGVRRGDIVTIYMPQIPELAVAMLACAKIGAAHSVVYGGFSVEALASRIEDSRSRVLVTADGGWRRGRVTDLKGIANEAMKRSPTVEVCITVKRTGHEVYMENDRDFWLHDLLSLPIANARCETEEMDAEDMLFILYTSGTTGKPKGLLHTHGGYSVYTSTTHRYVFDIKDEDRWWCAADPGWITGHSYMIYAPLINGSTVMMYEGAPNHPYPNRWWNMVEKYGINILYTSPTAIRGLMRFGEQWPQRHDLSSLRLLGSVGEPINPEAWKWYHRVIGNGNCPIMDTWWQTETGGFMITPLPVTPLKPGSATRPFFGIEVAIVDEKGAEVSPGEEGNLVIKNPWPGMARTIFGDPDRFVETYWKEYEKQGWYKAGDSARIDEDGYVWIIGRIDDVIKVSGYRLGTAEVESALVSHPAVSEAAAIALPHEVKGNAIYTYVILREGIHGGKELADELRRHVSDEIGPIARPENVSFLDSLPKTRSGKIMRRVLKARAMGVDEGDLSTLEE from the coding sequence ATGGCAAAAAGCAAGACCGGAACGAAAGAGTCGGCATCGGGAACAACATCTGATATGGTTTACCCGTCCAGGGCAATTACCAAACAGGCGAATGTAAAAGACTATGATGCGTTATATGAAAAGTCCGTGTCCGACCCGGAGAAGTTTTGGGCGGATGAAGCCAAAAAGCTGCACTGGTTCAAAAAATGGGACAAGGTGCTGGATGACAGCAGGAAGCCGTTTTATAAATGGTTTACCGGCGGGCGCATCAATGTGATCAGCAACGCCATCGACCGCCACCTGAAAACCTGGCGCCGTAACAAACTCGCGCTCATCTGGGAGGGAGAGCCGGGTGACCTCCGCACCATGTCGTATCACGCGCTGAACCGTGAGGTCTCGAAATTTGCCAATATCCTGAAGAGCATGGGAGTGCGGCGCGGTGATATCGTCACCATCTATATGCCCCAGATTCCCGAACTGGCTGTCGCCATGCTTGCCTGTGCCAAGATCGGAGCCGCCCACAGCGTGGTTTATGGCGGGTTCAGTGTGGAAGCGCTTGCATCCCGCATTGAGGACTCCCGGAGCCGTGTGCTTGTTACCGCCGATGGCGGATGGCGGCGGGGCCGCGTCACCGACCTGAAAGGGATAGCCAATGAGGCGATGAAGCGTTCGCCCACCGTGGAGGTCTGCATCACGGTGAAACGGACCGGGCACGAGGTGTACATGGAGAATGACCGCGATTTCTGGCTGCATGACCTGTTGTCGCTGCCGATCGCCAACGCCAGGTGCGAAACCGAAGAGATGGACGCCGAAGATATGCTCTTTATTCTCTATACATCGGGCACCACCGGCAAACCGAAAGGGCTGCTGCATACCCACGGCGGCTATTCCGTATACACGTCAACGACCCACCGGTATGTGTTCGACATCAAGGATGAAGACAGATGGTGGTGCGCGGCGGATCCCGGCTGGATTACCGGTCACAGCTACATGATCTACGCGCCGCTCATCAACGGCTCGACGGTGATGATGTATGAAGGGGCGCCCAATCACCCCTATCCGAACCGGTGGTGGAATATGGTCGAGAAGTACGGGATCAACATTCTTTATACGTCTCCTACCGCCATACGCGGACTCATGCGGTTTGGGGAGCAGTGGCCCCAGCGCCACGATCTGAGCTCGCTTCGCCTGCTGGGATCGGTTGGCGAGCCCATCAACCCGGAAGCATGGAAATGGTACCACCGGGTGATCGGCAACGGCAACTGTCCGATCATGGACACCTGGTGGCAGACCGAAACCGGCGGATTCATGATCACTCCGCTGCCGGTTACTCCCCTGAAACCGGGCTCCGCAACCCGGCCGTTTTTTGGTATTGAGGTGGCTATTGTGGATGAGAAAGGCGCGGAAGTCAGCCCCGGAGAGGAGGGCAATCTGGTGATAAAAAACCCCTGGCCGGGGATGGCACGAACCATATTCGGTGATCCCGACCGATTCGTCGAAACCTACTGGAAGGAGTACGAAAAGCAGGGCTGGTACAAGGCCGGAGATTCCGCGCGGATCGACGAAGACGGCTATGTCTGGATTATCGGACGGATTGATGATGTGATCAAGGTAAGCGGCTACCGGCTCGGCACCGCCGAAGTGGAGAGCGCTTTGGTGAGCCATCCGGCCGTATCGGAGGCCGCGGCAATCGCGTTACCGCATGAGGTGAAAGGCAATGCCATATACACCTATGTCATTCTCCGCGAAGGGATCCATGGAGGGAAGGAGCTGGCGGACGAACTGCGCCGGCATGTCAGCGATGAAATTGGCCCGATAGCCAGGCCCGAGAATGTCTCATTTCTCGACTCCCTTCCGAAAACACGAAGCGGCAAGATCATGCGCCGTGTCTTGAAAGCCCGGGCCATGGGTGTGGACGAAGGCGACCTCTCCACGCTGGAGGAGTAG
- the rpmA gene encoding 50S ribosomal protein L27, translated as MAHKKGGGSTKNGRDSESKRLGVKRFGGEAVRAGNIIIRQRGTKFHPGTNVGMGKDDTIFATADGIVTFSIGRKNRKTVSVEAG; from the coding sequence ATGGCACATAAAAAAGGTGGCGGCTCTACGAAAAACGGTCGTGACTCCGAATCTAAAAGACTGGGCGTCAAACGCTTCGGTGGTGAAGCAGTTCGTGCCGGCAATATCATCATCCGCCAGCGCGGCACAAAATTCCATCCCGGCACAAACGTGGGTATGGGAAAGGATGACACCATTTTTGCCACGGCTGACGGCATCGTCACGTTCAGCATCGGACGAAAAAACCGCAAAACGGTTTCTGTGGAAGCCGGCTGA
- a CDS encoding universal stress protein, with protein sequence MKTANILVPIDFSDLSLKALEAASVFAESFDGAITPFHSYISMSDLGEIDASSSRKFADTHEELEKKLRGKLNEIALERVDSKYLNEGIVQVGNPAEAIIEAARNYDLIVMTTHGRTGFSRLIMGSVAEKVIRFAPVPVLVVEEASKIKPLKRILLTTDFSDYSLKALPFARSIAQATGASIDIIHVISFEQFGSIPQIQAATDTKKKQMRELVDERFDDMRDQVHTDVVSTKKSIHEKITKIAHKEAYNLVVMATIGRTGLEYLRLGSTASNVVRHVENAVFTINPRRLKGSGDERK encoded by the coding sequence ATGAAAACAGCCAATATTCTCGTACCCATTGACTTCTCTGACCTCAGCCTCAAAGCGCTTGAAGCTGCGTCCGTTTTTGCGGAGTCGTTCGACGGTGCCATCACACCGTTTCACTCCTACATTTCCATGAGCGACCTGGGGGAGATAGACGCCTCCTCTTCCCGGAAATTTGCCGATACGCATGAAGAACTGGAAAAGAAACTGAGAGGAAAGCTGAATGAGATTGCTTTGGAAAGAGTGGACTCCAAGTATCTGAACGAGGGAATTGTGCAGGTTGGAAATCCTGCGGAAGCAATCATCGAAGCCGCCAGAAATTACGATTTAATTGTAATGACCACGCATGGGCGCACCGGCTTTTCCCGCCTGATCATGGGCTCGGTGGCCGAGAAGGTCATCCGTTTTGCCCCGGTTCCCGTCCTGGTCGTTGAGGAGGCATCGAAAATCAAGCCTTTGAAAAGGATCCTGCTAACCACCGACTTTTCCGATTACTCATTGAAAGCCTTGCCCTTTGCCCGGAGCATCGCCCAGGCTACAGGGGCCAGTATCGACATCATTCATGTCATCAGCTTTGAGCAGTTTGGCAGCATACCGCAGATTCAGGCAGCCACCGACACCAAGAAGAAGCAGATGCGGGAGCTCGTGGACGAACGATTTGATGATATGAGGGATCAGGTGCACACCGACGTGGTTTCAACGAAAAAATCCATCCACGAAAAAATCACCAAAATCGCTCACAAAGAGGCGTACAATTTGGTTGTGATGGCGACCATCGGCCGAACCGGACTGGAGTACCTCCGGCTTGGCAGCACCGCGTCGAATGTGGTTCGACATGTAGAAAACGCCGTATTCACTATCAACCCGCGACGGCTGAAGGGCTCCGGAGACGAACGAAAATAA
- the lexA gene encoding transcriptional repressor LexA — translation MDNSQLTRKQKQFFDYIVSYKNEHDIWPTYREIADEFGYKSPNSVTQNLQALVRKGVLIKTEDEEYDLAPDYDKTREPVSGGIPVRGLIAAGYLQEAVEANLGSITLDFLFPNLDRMFALRVSGSSMKDANIEDGDFVLLMDDDIKDGDIGAVLYNGETSLKQIYYGRNGLQLKPANEEYKDIIIEPDVFEEVRILGKYVGHVNRSGIYRHDRRTRN, via the coding sequence ATGGACAACAGCCAGCTTACCCGAAAGCAGAAGCAGTTTTTCGACTACATCGTCTCTTATAAAAATGAGCATGACATCTGGCCGACATACAGGGAAATAGCGGATGAGTTTGGCTACAAATCCCCGAACAGTGTCACGCAAAATCTTCAGGCGCTTGTCAGGAAGGGGGTGTTGATAAAGACCGAGGATGAAGAGTATGATCTTGCCCCGGATTATGATAAGACCCGGGAGCCGGTTTCAGGCGGCATACCGGTACGGGGGCTGATCGCAGCCGGTTATCTGCAGGAGGCGGTGGAGGCGAATCTGGGATCCATCACTCTTGATTTTCTTTTTCCCAATCTGGACCGCATGTTCGCGCTGCGCGTTTCCGGCTCCAGCATGAAAGACGCCAATATCGAAGACGGGGATTTTGTGTTGCTGATGGATGATGACATCAAGGACGGGGACATCGGCGCGGTCCTCTACAATGGGGAGACCTCCCTTAAACAAATCTATTATGGCCGAAACGGATTGCAGCTTAAACCGGCCAACGAGGAGTACAAGGATATTATCATCGAACCGGATGTATTCGAGGAGGTACGTATTCTGGGCAAATATGTAGGCCATGTAAACCGGTCGGGGATCTACCGGCACGACCGCCGCACCAGAAACTAA
- the rplU gene encoding 50S ribosomal protein L21, giving the protein MYAIVEISGHQYKVAKGDVIFVDRQKADADKKITLDKVLLTSDGKGKVNVGTPILEKANVNAKVVDHVKGDKIVVFKKKRRKGYQVTRGHRRHLTRLLIEKITA; this is encoded by the coding sequence ATGTACGCGATTGTTGAGATAAGTGGGCATCAGTATAAGGTAGCAAAAGGCGATGTCATTTTCGTTGACCGTCAAAAAGCCGATGCCGACAAAAAAATCACCCTCGACAAGGTTTTGCTGACTTCTGACGGCAAAGGAAAGGTTAATGTAGGCACACCCATCCTTGAAAAAGCAAACGTTAACGCCAAGGTCGTTGACCACGTCAAAGGAGACAAAATCGTTGTCTTCAAGAAAAAACGTCGCAAAGGATATCAGGTTACACGTGGCCACCGTCGCCATCTGACCCGACTTTTAATTGAAAAAATAACCGCTTAA